Part of the Sarcophilus harrisii chromosome X, mSarHar1.11, whole genome shotgun sequence genome is shown below.
TAAAAATGTCATTTGTTCCCTTTATGCCCTCTCCAAACTTGGGGTGTTCTTCAAACAACAGACATCACAGAGCCTGTAtttgaagcctttccagcttggtaggACCTGGTGGAGCAAACGCTCCATTGGTATAGTCTTAGAAAATCCAGGGTGCCTACCGCATCACATTGAGGCGCATAACATTGTAGTGGAagcaaattctttctttcttttttttttttttttttttttttttgaatcctaATAACTAATTTCTGTCTTGTGGCTATCCATGTGGATCTTTTAACTtacaactattttttaaaatctgttgtTAAAAAACGTTTGTttcaagaaatgatttttaaaaaaaattgggaggagGGCAGGGAATCACAAAAGAGTGCCTTTCAAGTATACACATGGAAAGCCAGTGGAAAGTTCTAAAAATTGGAAGCTTAATTTCTTAAATCCATAAAGTGGAGATTAAAATTGTTTATGGGATCAGCTAATATTAATGGGAGGAGGATAAAATGAATTCACATGCTGATCTGTAAGCACttgttttaaagttattttaaaacagtgaatttaaaacagaaaaatagctAATCTATACTAATCTTGAAACTTTCtataaactattaaattttctggcatgcaataaaaaaaaaaaaaccccaacccacTACTGATGCATCGTTTGTGCAAATGTGATTCCCTGTTCAGTTTTGATTTCATTTCACACTCTCTAATACATTTTTTGTTAAAGTATCTTGGAAGGGCAATAAAGTTTGAACAGTGTAAGAATTTTGTCCCAGATCTCTGTTCTTAAGTCATGACAGGTAAGGGTGACAGGCATTTGCCATTTTTGTGTCATAGTCAATAACCAAAGGGAAAGTTTAAATGATCTGCTATGTGCCTAAAATAGGATTAGTCTGGTCATGAGTAGTGTTAAAGAAAGTGTGTTCTAAACGCctctcctttaaaaacaaaatgtattcctttctgaTATTGCTATTTtctcctgtctctccctcccttctgccccaatttcttctttcccattaaaaaaaaaatctgtgaagacTTTGAAATCTCACACTACATGGGAAACTTAAGAATTATGATCTGTTGACAAATGTTCACGCCTCCCTTGGGGCTCGTgccctatttctttcttcattccataTTAGTAGAGACTTCTGCTTGAAAACCAGCTATTCATTTTCGCCTCTTCCAGCAGCATTCCTCATTCATTACAGCCAAGTCACAACCGTCAATCTTCAGTGACACTCACTTGCTAAGGGTCATGAATAAGCAGCTGCTTCCTGTTTCAAGATTAAAATGACTTTATAGGCACTTGGATAGATCTGTGATCTCCTTGATATACGGGCGTTCCTTCCAGCGATGCAGATCTGCAACACCAATCACGCCTTCTTATCCTGTGTGCCTCTTGTCCATGTCCTCCTGTAGATCCTCCACAGGGAGTCCACCCAACGTGCTGGGATAGGAGCCTTCCTCTAGATCTCTTGACAACGCACGGATACCGTTGGAGCGGACGGCTTGTCCATCTGTTGTCCCTTGCTCTCACTACATGACTGACCCACCTTCCTTTCCAGTTCTACATCTCTCTGGTGACTTCCTTTATACCACTTCTCCACAATTCTTGGCTGGTAATAGACTGcagcttcctcttctcttctgggTTCATTTATAGCAAGAATTCAAGATCGACAGGATTTTCATTCTTCTAGTAAATGTCCCTTCATTGCCCGGATAAAGATCTCACATTTAGAGCACCTGAGGCCGATTAGTTGGTTTAGAAACTTGACAGGCATCAACAAACGTCCATAGACAAAGAAGTACGAGGGAAACGAAGAATTGTATTTCAACCTGTCCCTGTGTTTCACCTTAATCTTTAGCTTCATATATATCATCCCCTGCCCCCTTCTCTACCGCTTGATCTTCATCAGTCcagtagaagaaagagaaacactggccattttgtatttttctttgttctgagtTGCCATGGCCAAAGAATTCGTTACCAAGTGGCTAACTTGCCGGTGATGAGCTTCTTCATAATTAGCTAGGCCGATCCTTGGAAAGCAGACTTGGTCTGTTGCCAAGACCTATTCAAAGCCTTTACAGCATAGTAGAACCTGCCAGAACTTGAGCTCCTACTACCACCCCTGTGCCGCAGTGAAGCATTGAAGAACTCTGCTGATGTGGATGTTTTCAAAGGTCATTTCATACATGCAAACATCAATATAAAGTTGCCATTTGATGGCTAACGATAATTAGAAAAACTACAAGAATctgagagttggaaaggaccgGAGAGGTCATCTCTTCCAATTCATGTCTGAATGAGTGGTCATCAACTTCCACTTGAAGAGCTCCAGCGATGGGGACCCTACTACCTCCCAAGGAGATCCATTCCATTTTGGAACTGCTCTGAgctaggaagttttttcttacattgagcccaaatctgcctctctgcaacCTTTACCTGCTGCTGctggttctgccttctggggaCTATTAAGTCGAATCGGTCTTCCCCATAATAGCCTTTTAAATGTTTCAAACCATCCAACCTCCTCTCCCCCCCTacccccaagtcttctcttcccaGGCTGTACATCCCTAGGTCTTTCGATTGATCTTTGTGTCACATGACTTTCAGTTCCCTAGCCTCCCGGTCACCCTATTCTGGAGATGCTTCAGCTTGGCAAGGTCCTTCCTAAAACATGGCACTTCAGACCTGAACACAGTATCTCAGATTGTGATCTTACCAGAACAGGAAAAGAGAATCGTAGCTCGCTGTGTGTTTTCTTCTAGTCCTTTATGTTGTAGCTTCAGCTTGACCtttgtgtgcatgtgtctgtAGTCAGTAACTGATAAAAATTGGCTGTACATCTTGACATTCGAATTGCTTAAAGCTTAGcttttataaacatataaaaagcaaatagaaTTCATGTCTGCACCAAAGGGCAGACTGCAAAAATCCACCCAATTTAAATAATTAGGAATGGGAATAAGGCATACCTGTGGTGGTAATCGGGAAACTTGCTCCAAACCAGCTCAAAGACCAgtgtcttccccctcccccccaccaaagATGGGGCATGGCCCTTTCCCAATTACTTGGGCAGACCTATTCATTGCTTTGGAGCTGGAGTTGGTAGTTTTTCAGCTTGTGGTCTGAGGAATTCAGTTTTCTCAGGATTCAATAAAGATGCCAGGAAAGAAAGTAGTTGTGGTGAATGGGTCTAATTTGTGCCTTCACCATTAAGCCCTGGCCCCAACCCAGGATCCTAGCAtttcccaaaaagaaaagaacaaagggtTCCACAGCCTAAACAACTCTGAAGAGTATGTGTCCCAGAGTAGCAGTTAGTTAATAACAACAttatcaaagacaaaaataacatcaTCTCCTCCGGGCCGTGAGGGTACCATGCGGTATTAAATGCCAGCATAGTGCCCGGCACCTAACAAGTGCTTCATGGAGATTTGTGCTCTCCCATATGATGACTAAGCCCCTTGGAGTTCCAAAATGCTAAAGCTCGGATtgatcttctcatatctctttcctAAGattggaagggagggaagggcgCATGGTTCGAATGTGTGTATGCccgtgtgcacacatacacacaacgcGCACACGTGCcggtgtgtgtatttgtgtggcATCTGTGTTGTACACACGTGTATCCGCATGAtacgtgtgtgtgcgtgtgcatgtaTATGACAGAGCTCTAAGTACACATGCTCCAGTCAGGTCTATATTATAACACAAAGCTGAACTTAGCTTCTTGGGGGCTGAGCCACAGCTCTTCGAACCCTAGCAGGGTTCTAGGGAGCTGGAAAGGCTTTGGGGATAGGCCGGGTTGGTGATATACACTGTCCTGAACCTAGGCTGACTAAGTATGGAAAGGCTTCTACCACCAGGCTGGCCACATAGAGATgaatttttttggtcacagcaaCTCTTCAGGACCCTCTGAAACTATAGAAGGGTCACGGTCTGTGTCAGTGGGAAGGAGGGGCCCGCGCTGACAGAACCACGGTTCCCCGAGGTATATGCTCTGTAGACATTTTTGTACGTGTATAGGATGTGGTCGAGGGGTAGGAAAGGTGGAGGAGGAGACGTTTGCATCTCCGACTAGCTGGATACAGGGGAGTTTACTCGCTGTGTGCCAGCGAGTAAACAGGTAGACTGAGGATAATTGGAAAGCACTTTCCTAATGGCTTGAAAGAATATactttcctgctttttttcctctgtgtgaTTCTGTTCTGAGCAGAACCCCACGGAAGACAGAGCCCAGCAGCCACCCGTTGCCCATTCCAGCACCCCCATTTCTCGCTGCATTTCGTACAACTGCCCCACTGACAACACGGATATGGATGTGAACCACATCCGGGCGCAGAGCTTCCTCTTCGGGTGTGAGCTCAAGGCAGACAAAGATTTCCATTTCAAGGTGGGGAACGAGCAGACCGAGCACCAGCTTTCCCTGAAAACGGTGAGCTTGGGAGCCAGCGCCAAGGACGAGCTGCACGTCGTCGAAGCCGAGGCCCTCAATTTCGAAGGCAGCCCGACTACCGTCACTCTGGCCTCGCTGAAACTGTCTGTGCAGCCCACGGTCTCTCTTGGTGGCTTTGAGATCACCCCTCCGGTCGTCTTGCGTCTAAAATGCGGTTCCGGGCCCGTGTATGTCAGCGGCCAGCATCTGGTTGCGCTGGAGGAAGACGTCGAAGAAAATAACGTGAAGGTTGTGAATCTGCCTGCCAAGCGCGCCGCTTCTGAAGCCGATGACAAGATTCCCCCGAAAAAGGTAAAACTgtctgaggaggaggaggaagaggaggaggaagaggaggaggaggaagaagaggaggaggaagatgatgatgaggcagaggaggaggaggagatagaaGAGGTAGATGAGGATGAAGAGGAGGTAGAGgtggaggatgaggaggaggtagaggagattgaagaggaggaagaggaggaggaagaggaagaggaggaagaagaggaggaagaggaagaggaagaagaggaggaagaagaggaggaggaggaggaagaagaagaggaagaggaagaagaggaggaggaggaagaggaagaagaagaggaagaggaagaggaggaagaggaagaggaagaagatattgaaaataataatcctCTCGAAAATAAGTCTAATCCTGATAGTCCTGCACAGAATGGAGAAATGCCCAATTTAGAAGAGGAGACAACAGATTCTGAGCCGGTCACCCCCAAATCAAAAAGCCAGGAGTCCTTTGACACTGAGGAGAAGGTTTCCCCAAGTCCTCAAGAAGCTAGCTCTCCTGAGGATGTTAAAGAGATTCAGgcaagcacagaaaaaaaaaaaacaaaacaaaaacaaaaaaaacactagTTTATTCTTTCCCTAAAGTAAAAGGCCAATTCCACAACGTTAAAGAATTGCTTTGGGATGTCCAATCCAGAGGCTAGTCACCATCTCAGTCGATTgaaatctctttaaaaatcttaacTTTGTTCCAATTTGTCCACGATTACATTGCTGTAATAGTTGCTATTTGGCTGTCCTTTTTATTAATGTAGAGTAAGAACGTTTTCCCTGCCAAGCCTTAGAGATGTCATTCAAATTACCTTGCTAAGAATGTGTCATccgttagggtttttttttttttttaacaatgcagCTCTTCCCTTGGATTCATTTATTGGGACCTTCTATTGGGAATGATATTATGGGAGAGAGTAGTAACAGTAGCCAAACAAAGGGAGATGAGGgagaaataatagaaaggaaataaatgcaGGATTTTGATAAAACTGGGGAGGGGTCTCTTCAACCTGATTTCCATCAGGATGAGAACTGCTTCCATTGATTGCAGCTCATCAGCAACTCAACTGTAACGGTCTCTAGACTTCAAGAGTTGCCTGATGctcttaagtgatttgcttgtcACCAGCCAGTATCTATCAGAGGCAGGACTggggtttgttattttttttttattccaaggcTAACCCTCTCTTCACTACTCtaatgagctttaaaaaaaaaaaaaaaaaaaaaagaaccaattagGTATTTTTTGCCTTATTTAGTTAACCCTGGCTGCAAAGAGCAGCTCTTTACagacttactttttaaaatttcatctctcCCTGCATTTAAGAATCTTATTTATCCCTAGACTTCCATTAAAAAGTGGGGCTACCTAtcccagggggaaaaaatgacccCCTAAATACCGAATTGAGATCCTTTTGCTTAGCAAGAAAGAGTTTAAGATATCTAGCAGCTTAGCAGAGTGCTGAACGCCCGGGCCCACCCCTTCCCAAGCCAAGGTTCCTCGCTAGCATTTTCCCACTCCTATGTTCTTATTTCCACCTTCCTGCCAACTCCCCGAGAACTGAGGAATatttcctttgcctctccagTTACAACTTGTACGATTTGTATCCCCCTCCTCGCTCTTCTTCCTAGTTGTAACTATATACAACTAGACAGAGTAACGTCCCAAACAGCTAACTTGTGCAACTTTCTCATTGGTTCTTGGAATGTTGTAAATACCCTTTTCTTTCCAAACAGAATGACCAGTCTACTGGAGACATAAAAGTGATTGGTGGAGATGATCTCTCAACTTTAACTGGAAAGGTTTGTATAGTGGATTATAAGGAAAGAGCATCACGTGTTCACAGATTCATTGTAATTTGTGCTACCGTGGCTTTCTTCAGATGCTGTGGAGTCTTAGTAGCCTATTAGAAAACATCTAGTGTTTTACTCTCCAATATATGGGGGCATATAAGCTTAAGCCCACAccagaatttggaataaacatattttaaatgatgTTTACCCACCCACCTTTAGGATCGAGAACTTGGTgctcaaaattttctctctcgACCCCCAAATCCACTCCATCCTAAACTCCCTATTTTTCTCAAGAGGAGTCctatcattttggttccctatgCTCCCAAAGCTGGGCCTGTCCTTCACTCACCCAGCCAATCCCATCTCTATAATATCTCTTAGCACCATCAAGCTTCTCTGCACTCGTGACCCTTCTCACCTTTTGCTGAGATTATTGGAACAGATTTCTAATTAATCTCCCTGATCCGGTCTTTCCACTCTCTTCAAATCCTCCACATGATGCTGTGATGATTTTTCCTCAGGAATAGTTGTTTGAAGGTACAAGATTACATTAGCAGACACCAAATGTAGTACTAGTCTGTGGCCCAAAACTGCCACCCTGACTTTCCATGGCCTGGACTCGGGATCGTAGCTAAGACAGATGGAAGAGCCTTCCAAGGCCTAGTCTAACCCCTTCCTTTTACTGGAAGGAAAATGAGGCCTAGGGAGATGAAGGGACTTGAAATCATAAATGTAAAGCCAGAAGGGTATCTCAGATCCCCAGAGCTTATTCCAACTCCATTCCATTGAATATTTCTATCTAATGAGCCACTTCTTTTAAACAGTGTTTCTGTAAGTACAGTTCCATAGAGCTTTTCAAATTTGAGAACCCCTTGTAGCAGCAAGAAACTTTACAGATCCCTGCATAATAGTAGTGTACTGTTAGTAGCCAtggatgaggaaaagaaatactTGGTGCTCGATGAGAAAAAGGTCCCGTGAATCCAGTAGTGCTTTGAAATGGATGTCTTATTGATTACGGCAGCATCATTGGgaaaatgaatacatatatgtgtgaggCAATCTGTCTACCTGAAGGTATGTTTGCTTATTTGCATATAAAGTTGCAGGCTCCCCTTGCAAAGTCACTACGACCCCCTCCTCACCACTATCATGTGGGCCTCTAGCTCAAAGTTTGGGAAGCATTATTACCTCAGTCATGGGATGGGGTTGGGAATCAAAAACATTCGTTTTCTGACTTGAACATAATGTTTTTCAccttgttcttttctttgttctagaATGTCCTGATTGTTGAAGTAAGTACTATGTTACTGTTGGAATTTTTTCTGTTGATTGATTTAAATGGATAgtcactgtgctgagcactgggcAAACGGGGGAAGGCAGTGCAGAAAGGGGAactgaagaggaagggaggaagctcCTTAGcccgggcgggggcgggggggaggtCAATGGGGAGGACCTCAAAGGAGGAGAGGTTTCTCAGGGTGGAAATGCAGAAGCCAAGAAGGCCGAAGAGGATTCTGGAGGCATTTATACCTAAAACATCTTTAGAGGTAAAAATAGGATAAGAATGGAGTCTTGGAACCTGAGCATCTCATCAGGAGGCCCATTGAAGTGGTTTAAGTTTGAAGTAAtgaggttttttaaaaacataaatgttcttgtattttcaccttttgctgtttgcttgcttttttttcctttcctttttttccccttttgatctgattt
Proteins encoded:
- the HPRT1 gene encoding hypoxanthine-guanine phosphoribosyltransferase is translated as MANLSPSIVIDDDEPGYDLDLFCIPKHYAQDLEKVFIPHGLIMDRTERLARDVMKEMGGHHIVALCVLKGGYKFFADLLDYIKALNRNSDKSIPMTVDFIRLKSYCNPTEDRAQQPPVAHSSTPISRCISYNCPTDNTDMDVNHIRAQSFLFGCELKADKDFHFKVGNEQTEHQLSLKTVSLGASAKDELHVVEAEALNFEGSPTTVTLASLKLSVQPTVSLGGFEITPPVVLRLKCGSGPVYVSGQHLVALEEDVEENNVKVVNLPAKRAASEADDKIPPKKVKLSEEEEEEEEEEEEEEEEEEEDDDEAEEEEEIEEVDEDEEEVEVEDEEEVEEIEEEEEEEEEEEEEEEEEEEEEEEEEEEEEEEEEEEEEEEEEEEEEEEEEEEEEEEEEEEEDIENNNPLENKSNPDSPAQNGEMPNLEEETTDSEPVTPKSKSQESFDTEEKVSPSPQEASSPEDVKEIQNDQSTGDIKVIGGDDLSTLTGKNVLIVEDIIDTGKTMQTLLSLVKQYNPKMVKVASLLVKRTPRSVGYRPDFVGFEIPDKFVVGYALDYNEYFRDLNHVCVISETGKDKYKA